A genomic window from Corynebacterium fournieri includes:
- a CDS encoding isoprenyl transferase gives MGAPQIDKKFIPKHIALVMDGNGRWAQKRGLKRTEGHKVGEQKLMDAVDACIELGGVQWLSAYAFSTENWKRSPSEVHFLMNFTREVLRRQRDELHEKNVRVVWCGRRPKLWGSVIEELEVAEELTKNNTGLTLAMCVNYGGRAELADAVQKLIDDGVTAVDEKTIARYLYRADMPDVDLFLRPSGEQRTSNFLLWQSAYAEMVYQDVLFPDFTKQDLWDAVLEYAKRDRRFGGAVDKFAN, from the coding sequence ATGGGCGCCCCACAGATTGACAAGAAGTTTATTCCGAAGCACATCGCGCTGGTGATGGACGGCAACGGCCGTTGGGCGCAAAAGCGCGGCTTGAAGCGCACCGAGGGCCACAAGGTGGGCGAGCAGAAGCTGATGGATGCCGTCGACGCGTGCATTGAGCTCGGCGGTGTGCAGTGGCTCTCCGCGTACGCGTTTTCCACGGAGAACTGGAAGCGCAGCCCCTCCGAGGTGCACTTTTTGATGAACTTCACCCGCGAGGTGCTGCGCCGCCAGCGCGACGAGCTGCACGAGAAAAACGTGCGCGTGGTGTGGTGCGGGCGCCGCCCGAAGCTGTGGGGCAGCGTGATTGAGGAGCTCGAGGTCGCCGAGGAGCTGACCAAAAACAACACGGGCCTGACCTTGGCGATGTGCGTGAACTACGGCGGGCGCGCCGAGCTTGCGGATGCGGTGCAAAAGCTTATCGACGATGGCGTGACCGCCGTCGACGAAAAGACCATTGCCCGCTACCTGTACCGCGCGGACATGCCGGATGTGGACCTGTTCTTGCGCCCGTCCGGGGAGCAGCGCACCTCGAACTTCCTGCTGTGGCAGTCCGCGTACGCGGAGATGGTCTACCAAGACGTGCTGTTTCCGGACTTTACTAAGCAGGACCTGTGGGACGCGGTGCTCGAGTACGCCAAGCGCGACCGCCGGTTCGGCGGCGCGGTGGATAAGTTCGCCAACTAG
- the ybeY gene encoding rRNA maturation RNase YbeY encodes MSIEVLNESGEAEVNEQMLVDVASYAMRSMDVHPDTEATITLVDENTMADLHVRWMDLEGPTDVMSFPMDELTPGGGRPDADAPGPAMLGDIILCPSYDRKQAEMAGHDLAHEMALLTVHGVLHLLGYDHIEPQDEREMFALQNEILADWYDDLARRGVEYQPKPTGAHAFPSAADRDELDKLMKGAE; translated from the coding sequence ATGAGCATCGAAGTGCTAAACGAGTCCGGCGAGGCGGAAGTCAATGAGCAGATGCTTGTCGACGTCGCCTCGTACGCCATGCGTTCCATGGACGTCCACCCCGACACCGAGGCCACCATCACGCTGGTGGATGAGAACACGATGGCCGACCTGCACGTGCGCTGGATGGACCTGGAAGGCCCCACGGACGTGATGAGCTTTCCCATGGACGAGCTCACTCCGGGCGGTGGCCGCCCCGATGCGGACGCGCCTGGCCCGGCGATGCTCGGCGACATCATTTTGTGCCCGTCCTACGACCGGAAGCAGGCCGAGATGGCCGGCCACGACCTCGCTCACGAGATGGCGCTGCTGACCGTCCACGGCGTGCTGCACCTGTTGGGCTACGACCACATCGAGCCGCAGGACGAGCGTGAAATGTTCGCCCTGCAGAACGAAATTTTGGCGGACTGGTACGACGACCTTGCCCGCCGCGGGGTTGAGTACCAGCCCAAACCCACCGGCGCGCACGCCTTCCCCTCGGCGGCGGACCGCGACGAGTTGGACAAGCTGATGAAGGGCGCCGAGTGA
- a CDS encoding hemolysin family protein, with translation MSLTFTYAAVAVVALLLSGLLGSIESALAPISRARVEGMVKDDVPGAAALLRVVDHRANHVNTLVLVKTVLDVVASVTAAMVAMDLLPSVGWAIAVAVVVVTLLQFSIVGVFARTAGKRNPYTISLKAAQGLGVFQAVLGPVAKLLIWVGNLFHPGEDFRDGPYATEVELREMVEVAQEKGVVETTEGRMIQNIFDLASSYARQVMVPRPEMVWIEGEKTARQATALMVRSGHSRVPVIGESVDEIVGVAYLKDMFNERGVPLDPATEITEFMREPLFIPDSKPLDVLLKEMQQANTHIALLIDEYGTVAGLLTMEDLLEEIVGEITDEYDEDEEAPITEVEPRVFRVQARLPLDDLVDYLADHLDYELEYPEDVVDNVETVAGLLSFELGRVPLPGSSILRDGVRYTAEGGRDRRGRMKTRTVLVSVAEATEPLAGE, from the coding sequence GTGAGCCTGACCTTTACCTACGCGGCGGTCGCCGTTGTCGCGTTGCTGCTGTCCGGACTGCTCGGCTCCATCGAGTCCGCGCTCGCACCCATTTCGCGCGCCCGTGTGGAGGGCATGGTCAAAGACGACGTGCCCGGTGCCGCGGCGCTTTTGCGGGTGGTGGACCACCGGGCGAACCACGTCAACACGCTTGTGCTGGTGAAAACGGTGCTGGACGTCGTCGCCTCCGTTACGGCCGCGATGGTCGCGATGGACCTGCTGCCGTCTGTCGGGTGGGCGATTGCGGTGGCGGTGGTTGTGGTGACGTTGCTGCAGTTTTCCATCGTCGGCGTGTTCGCGCGCACCGCGGGCAAGCGCAACCCCTACACCATTTCACTCAAGGCCGCGCAGGGCTTGGGGGTGTTCCAGGCGGTCCTTGGGCCCGTCGCAAAGCTGCTGATTTGGGTGGGCAACCTGTTCCACCCCGGCGAGGACTTCCGCGACGGCCCCTACGCCACCGAGGTGGAGCTGCGCGAGATGGTCGAGGTGGCGCAGGAGAAGGGCGTGGTGGAAACCACCGAGGGCCGCATGATCCAGAACATCTTCGACCTCGCCTCCAGCTACGCGCGCCAGGTGATGGTGCCGCGCCCGGAGATGGTGTGGATCGAGGGCGAGAAAACCGCCCGCCAGGCCACCGCGCTGATGGTGCGTTCGGGGCATTCGCGTGTGCCAGTGATCGGGGAGAGCGTCGACGAGATCGTCGGCGTGGCTTACCTGAAGGACATGTTCAACGAGCGCGGCGTCCCGCTCGATCCCGCCACGGAAATCACCGAGTTCATGCGCGAGCCGCTGTTCATCCCGGATTCGAAGCCGCTGGATGTGTTGCTTAAGGAGATGCAGCAGGCGAACACGCACATCGCGCTGCTTATCGACGAATACGGTACCGTCGCCGGCCTTTTGACCATGGAGGACCTGCTGGAGGAGATCGTCGGCGAGATCACCGACGAGTACGACGAGGACGAGGAAGCACCGATCACGGAGGTCGAGCCGCGCGTGTTCCGCGTGCAGGCGCGCCTGCCGCTGGACGACCTGGTGGATTACCTGGCGGACCACCTGGACTACGAGCTGGAGTATCCCGAGGACGTGGTGGACAACGTCGAGACCGTTGCCGGGTTGCTGTCGTTTGAGCTGGGGCGTGTGCCACTGCCCGGGTCGTCGATTCTGCGCGACGGGGTGCGCTACACCGCGGAGGGCGGGCGCGACCGCCGCGGCCGGATGAAGACGCGCACGGTGTTGGTTTCAGTGGCGGAGGCCACAGAGCCGCTCGCGGGCGAATAG
- a CDS encoding 2,3-butanediol dehydrogenase encodes MRAVRYYGQKDIRVEDIDAPVAGPGEVLIDIAWCGICGTDLHEYLEGPIFCPKPGHPHPITGEEPPVTLGHEFSGVVAELGEGVDDLEVGQHVVVEPYVLPDDVDPKEPGPYNLHPDVNFIGLAGGGGGLSEKVAVQRRWVHPISNDVPLDEAALIEPLSVAHHAFVASEAKEGDVALIGGAGPIGVLTAAVAKAYGCTVIVSELSELRRQKALDAGVADYAIDPSKQDLKEEVLKITDGKGVDVAFEATSVNVVLDQLVDCLKLKGTLVVESIWSKKAELDIHAVVMKELTLRGIIGYAHDHPATIKLVESGKVDLKPFITGKIGFDGVVDEGFDTLINRNETAVKILVSPEL; translated from the coding sequence ATGCGCGCTGTGCGTTACTACGGCCAGAAGGACATCCGCGTCGAGGACATTGACGCCCCGGTTGCCGGCCCCGGCGAGGTGCTCATCGACATCGCCTGGTGCGGCATCTGCGGCACCGACCTTCACGAGTACCTCGAGGGCCCGATCTTCTGCCCGAAGCCGGGTCACCCGCACCCGATCACGGGCGAGGAGCCGCCGGTCACCCTCGGCCACGAGTTCTCCGGTGTCGTCGCGGAGCTCGGCGAGGGCGTGGACGACCTTGAGGTCGGCCAGCACGTCGTCGTTGAGCCGTACGTCCTGCCGGACGACGTCGACCCGAAGGAGCCGGGCCCGTACAACCTGCACCCGGACGTGAACTTCATCGGTCTCGCCGGCGGTGGCGGCGGCCTGTCCGAGAAGGTTGCGGTGCAGCGCCGCTGGGTCCACCCGATCAGCAACGACGTGCCGCTGGACGAGGCCGCGCTGATCGAGCCGCTGTCCGTCGCCCACCACGCCTTCGTCGCCTCTGAGGCGAAGGAGGGCGACGTGGCGCTCATCGGCGGTGCCGGCCCGATTGGTGTGCTCACCGCCGCTGTGGCGAAGGCGTACGGCTGCACGGTCATCGTCTCCGAGCTGTCTGAGCTGCGCCGCCAGAAGGCCCTGGACGCCGGGGTGGCCGACTACGCCATCGACCCGTCGAAGCAGGACCTGAAGGAAGAGGTGCTGAAGATCACTGACGGCAAGGGCGTCGACGTCGCTTTCGAGGCCACCTCCGTCAACGTCGTGCTCGACCAGCTCGTCGATTGCCTGAAGCTCAAGGGCACCCTCGTGGTGGAGTCCATCTGGTCGAAGAAGGCTGAGCTGGACATCCACGCTGTGGTGATGAAGGAGCTGACCCTGCGCGGCATCATCGGCTACGCGCACGACCACCCGGCGACCATCAAGCTCGTCGAGTCCGGCAAGGTCGATCTCAAGCCGTTCATCACCGGCAAGATCGGCTTCGACGGTGTGGTCGACGAAGGCTTTGACACCCTGATCAACCGCAACGAGACCGCAGTGAAGATCCTGGTGTCGCCGGAGCTCTAA
- a CDS encoding glycine--tRNA ligase: MPASKIETVVNLCKRRGLVYPAGEIYGGTRSAWDYGPLGVELKENLKRQWWKHMVQSRRDTVGVDTSVILPTKVWEASGHVEVFTDPLVESLYTHKRYRADHLLEAYEEKHGHPPANGLADINDPETGQPGNWTEPKAFSGLMKTYLGPVDDKEGLHYLRPETAQGIFVNFKNVMTSARMKPPFGIANTGKSFRNEITPGNFIFRTREFEQMEMEFFVKPGEDEKWHEYWIDNRYNWYVDLGINPDNLRLYEHPQEKLSHYSKRTVDIEYAFGFTGSKWGELEGVANRTDYDLRTHAEASGEDLSYFDQENNERWIPYCIEPAAGLGRAMMAFLIDAYDEEEAPNAKGGTDTRVVLRLDRRLAPVKVAVLPLSKKPELAGPAEELAAKLRQHWNVDYDTSGAIGRRYRRQDETGTPFCVTYDFDSLEDQAVTVRERDTMEQERIPLDELEAYLAARLIGC, encoded by the coding sequence ATGCCCGCATCAAAGATTGAGACCGTCGTTAACCTCTGCAAACGCCGCGGGCTGGTGTACCCCGCGGGCGAGATTTACGGCGGCACCCGCTCCGCATGGGATTACGGCCCGCTCGGCGTCGAGCTGAAAGAAAATCTCAAGCGCCAGTGGTGGAAGCACATGGTCCAGTCCCGCCGCGACACCGTCGGCGTGGACACCTCCGTGATCCTGCCCACCAAGGTGTGGGAGGCATCCGGCCACGTCGAGGTGTTCACCGACCCGCTGGTCGAGTCCCTCTACACCCACAAGCGCTACCGCGCCGACCACCTGCTGGAGGCCTACGAGGAAAAGCACGGCCACCCGCCGGCAAATGGCCTGGCCGACATCAACGACCCGGAGACCGGCCAGCCCGGCAACTGGACCGAGCCGAAGGCCTTTTCGGGGTTGATGAAGACCTACCTCGGCCCCGTCGACGACAAGGAAGGCCTGCACTACCTGCGTCCGGAGACCGCGCAGGGCATCTTCGTCAACTTCAAGAATGTGATGACGTCGGCGCGCATGAAGCCGCCGTTCGGCATCGCGAACACCGGCAAGAGCTTCCGCAACGAGATCACCCCGGGCAACTTCATCTTCCGCACCCGCGAGTTCGAGCAGATGGAGATGGAGTTCTTTGTCAAGCCCGGCGAGGACGAAAAGTGGCACGAGTACTGGATTGACAACCGCTACAACTGGTACGTCGACCTGGGCATCAACCCGGACAACCTGCGCCTGTACGAGCACCCGCAGGAGAAGCTGTCGCATTACTCCAAGCGCACCGTCGACATCGAGTACGCCTTCGGCTTCACCGGCTCCAAGTGGGGCGAGCTCGAGGGCGTGGCCAACCGCACCGACTACGACCTGCGCACCCACGCCGAGGCCTCCGGCGAGGACCTGAGCTACTTCGACCAGGAAAACAACGAGCGCTGGATCCCGTACTGCATCGAGCCGGCCGCAGGTCTCGGCCGCGCGATGATGGCCTTCCTCATCGACGCCTACGACGAAGAGGAAGCCCCCAACGCCAAGGGCGGGACCGACACCCGCGTGGTGCTGCGCCTGGACCGTCGCCTCGCGCCGGTGAAGGTGGCTGTGCTGCCGCTGTCGAAGAAGCCGGAGCTGGCCGGACCGGCCGAGGAGCTGGCCGCGAAGCTGCGCCAGCACTGGAACGTGGACTACGACACCTCCGGCGCCATCGGCCGCCGCTACCGCCGCCAGGACGAGACCGGCACGCCGTTCTGCGTCACCTACGACTTCGACTCCCTGGAGGACCAGGCCGTGACCGTGCGCGAGCGCGACACGATGGAGCAGGAGCGCATCCCGCTCGACGAGCTCGAGGCGTACCTGGCCGCCCGCCTGATCGGCTGCTAA
- a CDS encoding ArsR/SmtB family transcription factor, producing MSDRSRLANLAELTDHDLDRAAALVKVLDSKTRLEILLLLADKEMVVHQLVDELQKSQPLISQHLRVLRASGLVSSSRNGREVLYALDQPNVIGIIHDLANLEALDAAKDELASLRKRKRHTGTSAAGLESVTGAAIIDPPATVRPPLDPGLAPQTPKPVHD from the coding sequence ATGAGCGACCGTTCCCGTCTGGCCAACCTGGCGGAGTTGACCGACCACGACCTGGACCGTGCCGCTGCCCTTGTCAAGGTGCTCGACTCGAAGACGCGGCTGGAGATCTTGCTGCTGCTCGCCGACAAAGAGATGGTGGTCCACCAGCTCGTCGACGAGTTACAAAAATCCCAGCCGCTGATCTCCCAGCACCTGCGCGTGCTGCGCGCGTCTGGGTTGGTGTCGTCGTCGCGCAACGGCCGCGAGGTGCTCTACGCGCTGGACCAGCCGAACGTCATCGGCATCATCCACGACCTGGCCAACCTGGAAGCGCTCGACGCGGCGAAAGACGAGCTGGCCAGCCTGCGCAAACGCAAGCGCCACACCGGCACGAGTGCCGCAGGCCTGGAAAGCGTGACCGGCGCCGCCATCATCGATCCGCCCGCCACGGTGCGTCCCCCGCTCGATCCCGGTTTGGCGCCGCAGACGCCGAAGCCGGTGCATGACTAG
- the era gene encoding GTPase Era yields MNDFPDFPDDLPADAAAGGFTDTPEGFKSGFVSFVGRPNTGKSTLTNALVGEKIAIMADQPETTRHPIRGVINRPDAQVIVVDTPGIHRPRTLLGERLNDVVKDTFADVDVIGFTVPADEKIGPGDRYILEQIRATKPNTPIVGIVTKLDKTGKDAVGERLLELHELLGEDCELVPVSATEGVQMDTLLDVMVDKLPEGPRFYPEGHTTDEEMETRIAELIREEALQGLRDELPHSVAVQIDEMHPDPDNPRRTMIYAVLYLERPGQKRIIEGPDGRRLSGIVHRARKQIIELTGQNVYLDVRVKVLKNWQQDPKALGRLGF; encoded by the coding sequence ATGAACGACTTCCCCGATTTTCCGGACGACCTGCCCGCAGACGCCGCCGCTGGCGGCTTCACCGACACCCCCGAGGGGTTCAAGTCCGGCTTTGTCAGCTTCGTGGGCCGGCCGAACACCGGCAAGTCCACGCTGACCAACGCGCTGGTAGGGGAGAAGATCGCGATCATGGCGGACCAGCCGGAGACCACCCGACATCCGATCCGCGGTGTGATCAACCGCCCGGACGCGCAGGTGATCGTGGTGGACACCCCCGGCATCCACCGCCCGCGCACGCTGCTGGGCGAGCGCCTCAACGACGTGGTCAAAGACACCTTCGCGGACGTGGACGTGATCGGGTTTACGGTGCCGGCGGACGAGAAGATCGGCCCCGGCGACCGCTACATCCTGGAGCAGATCAGGGCGACGAAGCCGAACACGCCGATCGTCGGCATCGTGACCAAGCTGGACAAGACCGGCAAGGACGCCGTCGGCGAGCGCCTGCTGGAGCTGCACGAGCTGCTCGGCGAAGACTGCGAGCTCGTGCCGGTCTCCGCCACCGAAGGCGTGCAAATGGACACGCTGCTCGACGTGATGGTGGACAAGCTGCCGGAGGGCCCGCGCTTCTACCCGGAGGGCCACACCACCGACGAGGAGATGGAAACGCGCATCGCGGAGCTGATCCGCGAGGAGGCGCTGCAGGGGCTTCGCGACGAGCTGCCGCACTCCGTCGCCGTCCAGATCGACGAGATGCACCCGGACCCGGACAACCCGCGCCGCACGATGATCTACGCGGTGCTCTACCTCGAGCGCCCGGGCCAAAAGCGCATTATCGAGGGCCCGGACGGGCGGCGTTTAAGCGGCATCGTGCACCGCGCGCGCAAGCAGATCATTGAGCTGACCGGGCAGAACGTCTACCTGGACGTGCGCGTGAAGGTGCTGAAGAACTGGCAGCAGGACCCGAAGGCGCTGGGCCGGCTTGGCTTCTAG
- the pdxY gene encoding pyridoxal kinase PdxY has protein sequence MSNILSIQSAVAYGHVGNSAAVFPLQRIGHEVWPVYTVNYSNHTGYGAWEGPMIPAADVSSVIKGVEDRGAFPLIDAILSGYQGGDDIADVIIDAVARIKAANPDAIYACDPVMGNAKSGCFVADTIPPLLRDKVVPVADLITPNQFELGYLTERDVVDLDSTLAAVEAAREMGPLTVLVTSVNHPETPEDAIEMIAVDDHGSWIVRTPRLPVKRNGSGDVTAALFTGHYLRGIAGQDLHTAAKEALAKTASSVYDLLRVTYEADSQELKLVEAQDFYANPQLQFEVEAL, from the coding sequence ATGAGCAATATCCTCTCTATCCAGTCCGCTGTCGCGTATGGCCATGTCGGCAACTCGGCAGCGGTCTTTCCTTTGCAGCGCATCGGCCACGAGGTGTGGCCCGTCTACACGGTGAACTACTCCAACCACACGGGCTACGGCGCGTGGGAGGGCCCGATGATCCCGGCGGCGGATGTCTCGTCCGTGATCAAGGGCGTTGAGGACCGCGGGGCATTTCCGCTTATCGACGCCATTCTGTCCGGCTACCAAGGCGGCGACGACATCGCCGACGTGATCATCGACGCCGTCGCGCGCATCAAGGCCGCCAACCCGGACGCGATTTACGCGTGCGACCCGGTGATGGGCAACGCGAAGTCGGGCTGCTTCGTCGCCGACACCATCCCGCCGCTGCTGCGCGACAAGGTGGTGCCCGTGGCCGATCTGATCACCCCGAACCAGTTCGAGCTGGGCTACCTCACTGAGCGCGATGTGGTGGACCTGGATTCCACCCTCGCCGCCGTCGAGGCCGCCCGCGAGATGGGCCCGTTGACGGTGTTGGTCACGTCGGTCAATCACCCGGAAACCCCCGAGGACGCCATTGAGATGATCGCCGTGGACGACCACGGTTCTTGGATCGTGCGCACCCCGCGCCTGCCGGTGAAGCGCAACGGCTCCGGCGACGTCACCGCGGCGTTGTTCACGGGCCACTACCTGCGCGGTATTGCAGGCCAGGACCTGCACACCGCGGCGAAGGAGGCGCTGGCGAAGACGGCGTCGTCGGTCTACGACCTGCTGCGCGTGACCTACGAGGCAGATTCGCAGGAGCTCAAGCTGGTTGAGGCGCAGGATTTTTACGCCAACCCGCAGCTGCAGTTCGAGGTCGAGGCCCTCTAG
- a CDS encoding HNH endonuclease signature motif containing protein, whose translation MNFMSFVSASVAVLADFDRDVAMAAGLSPGRVRDLARVHEAFYGPTRYTRKQAEALTLAEGMPIDQLILIEKKLRAVDDTAERWRIRLDLVRHRGAFRTLSKRIARLIKPPVKPPAAACRFTRSRAGMRTMIFTYNERDLADVEHTLRAMIDNTTPAAAQLADALMQLLRDGDTIPHATFRPIVLVPIANWARIHAGTGDDVTLTCTDGTTMTGAQYLQHEFGDILEVAAFHPQHGPVNLYKAQRFANAKQKTMSKLCCPACAFPDCKHSAETTQTHHIRAWRYGGMTNMDNLAELCPFHNGVNADNHHGAFGYINNPNGRIRWIAPNGTHVPMTTPGAMELLFDPT comes from the coding sequence ATGAACTTTATGTCCTTTGTTTCCGCAAGTGTGGCGGTGCTTGCCGACTTCGACCGCGACGTCGCAATGGCCGCCGGGCTCTCACCGGGTCGGGTGCGCGACTTAGCCCGGGTGCACGAAGCGTTTTACGGCCCGACGCGCTACACCCGCAAACAAGCCGAAGCCCTCACCCTCGCCGAGGGCATGCCGATCGACCAGCTCATCCTGATAGAGAAGAAGCTGCGCGCCGTCGACGATACGGCAGAGCGCTGGCGCATCCGCCTTGATCTGGTGCGCCACCGCGGGGCCTTTCGCACACTGAGCAAACGCATCGCACGGTTGATCAAACCACCGGTCAAGCCCCCAGCCGCCGCGTGCCGGTTCACCCGCTCACGGGCCGGGATGCGCACCATGATTTTCACCTACAACGAACGCGACCTCGCCGATGTCGAACACACGCTTCGCGCCATGATCGACAACACCACCCCCGCCGCCGCCCAACTCGCCGACGCACTGATGCAGCTTTTGCGCGACGGCGACACCATCCCGCACGCAACCTTCCGCCCGATCGTGTTGGTGCCGATCGCCAACTGGGCACGCATCCACGCCGGCACCGGCGACGACGTCACCCTCACCTGCACCGACGGCACCACCATGACCGGAGCGCAATACCTCCAGCACGAATTCGGCGACATCCTCGAAGTCGCCGCGTTTCACCCCCAGCACGGCCCGGTCAACCTGTACAAGGCCCAGCGCTTCGCCAACGCGAAACAGAAAACAATGTCGAAGCTGTGCTGCCCGGCGTGCGCGTTTCCCGACTGCAAACACTCCGCCGAGACCACCCAGACCCACCACATCAGAGCATGGCGCTACGGCGGGATGACCAACATGGACAACCTCGCCGAACTGTGCCCCTTCCACAACGGCGTCAACGCCGACAACCACCACGGCGCCTTCGGCTACATCAACAACCCGAACGGGCGCATCCGCTGGATCGCCCCCAACGGCACACACGTACCCATGACCACCCCCGGCGCCATGGAACTGCTTTTCGACCCCACCTAA
- a CDS encoding Fur family transcriptional regulator produces the protein MTQPNRRTSHSRPVPKLGPRMTRQRAAVVETLRGMDKFVSAKTIHEQLLDDGDSVGLTTVYRTLQSLAEVEAVDVLHSPDGETLYRDCFSGHHHHHLVCTECGRSEEIEGGPVEKWAELIAARYGYELSGHDAEVYGVCRPCQAARV, from the coding sequence ATGACGCAACCGAACCGCCGTACTTCCCACTCGCGGCCCGTCCCCAAGCTGGGCCCGCGCATGACGCGCCAGCGCGCTGCCGTCGTAGAGACGCTGCGCGGGATGGACAAGTTCGTGTCCGCGAAAACGATCCACGAGCAATTGCTTGACGACGGCGATTCCGTCGGCCTCACCACCGTCTACCGCACCCTCCAATCCCTCGCCGAGGTCGAAGCGGTCGACGTGCTGCACTCCCCCGACGGCGAAACGCTCTACCGCGACTGCTTCAGCGGCCACCACCATCACCACCTCGTGTGCACCGAGTGCGGCCGCAGCGAAGAGATCGAGGGCGGCCCGGTGGAGAAATGGGCCGAGCTCATCGCCGCGCGCTACGGCTACGAACTGTCCGGCCACGACGCCGAAGTCTACGGAGTGTGCCGCCCCTGCCAGGCCGCGCGGGTCTAG
- the recO gene encoding DNA repair protein RecO, with amino-acid sequence MASRAARPNWRDRAFVVRTYDFGEADRVVVLLTQNHGLVRGVAKGVRKAKSRFGSRLQPFVEVDALVYPGRSLATIASADTVSYYGARIIDDFDRYAAACAVMETAERLSYDQADPELFALVQEALSHLQSRQHPTMVLDAFILQATEHAGWGLSLFDCANCGTPGPHKAFNAAVGGAVCNNCRPPGSMDVDRETLHDMWLMQRGHAASEARVGQIHRATVAHLQYNLEAGLKSFKIMEQA; translated from the coding sequence TTGGCTTCTAGGGCAGCGCGCCCGAACTGGCGCGACCGCGCGTTTGTGGTGCGCACCTACGATTTCGGCGAGGCGGACCGGGTGGTGGTGCTGCTGACCCAGAACCACGGCCTGGTGCGCGGCGTGGCGAAGGGGGTGCGCAAGGCGAAAAGCAGGTTCGGCTCGCGCCTCCAGCCCTTCGTCGAGGTGGATGCGCTGGTCTATCCGGGCAGAAGCTTGGCGACGATCGCTTCCGCCGACACCGTGTCCTATTACGGCGCCCGCATCATCGATGATTTCGACCGCTACGCCGCCGCGTGCGCCGTGATGGAAACGGCGGAGCGGCTCAGCTACGACCAGGCGGACCCGGAGCTGTTCGCGCTGGTGCAGGAGGCGCTTTCGCACCTGCAGTCACGGCAGCACCCGACGATGGTGCTCGACGCGTTTATCCTGCAGGCCACCGAGCACGCCGGTTGGGGTTTGTCGCTGTTCGATTGCGCGAACTGCGGCACGCCGGGCCCGCACAAGGCGTTCAACGCCGCGGTGGGCGGGGCGGTGTGCAACAACTGCCGCCCGCCGGGTTCGATGGATGTGGACCGCGAGACGCTGCACGACATGTGGTTGATGCAGCGCGGCCACGCGGCATCCGAGGCGCGGGTGGGTCAGATCCACCGCGCGACCGTGGCCCACCTGCAGTACAACCTTGAGGCCGGGCTGAAAAGCTTCAAGATCATGGAGCAGGCATAA
- a CDS encoding PhoH family protein, whose amino-acid sequence MEEMVMRKVELDSAYAQSVLGINDDNLRVLEDQLGVGFHARGTELTVKGHAEQAAHALRVVEELESMARRGVPLGTDTVIQAVRIMEAEAPGSVADILGEEIISRRGKVIRPKTHGQRAYVDAIDDNTITFGIGPAGSGKTYLAVAKGVQALQNKEVKRIILTRPAVEAGEKLGFLPGTLSDKIDPYLRPLYDSLRDMMDPEAIPKLIEAGIIEVAPLAYMRGRTLSDAFVILDEAQNTTGAQMKMFLTRLGFGSKMVVTGDTSQVDLPRGTVSGLRVARRILADIDDISFQELSATDVVRHHLISRIVAAYDRHDAQNALRYEKRQQAIEAEREAEASR is encoded by the coding sequence ATGGAAGAAATGGTGATGCGCAAAGTCGAGCTCGACTCGGCATACGCGCAGTCCGTTCTGGGAATCAACGACGACAACCTGCGGGTGCTCGAAGACCAGCTCGGGGTGGGCTTCCACGCCCGCGGCACCGAGCTGACCGTCAAGGGGCATGCGGAGCAGGCGGCGCACGCGCTGCGCGTGGTCGAAGAGCTCGAGTCCATGGCGCGCCGCGGCGTGCCACTGGGCACCGACACGGTGATTCAGGCCGTGCGCATCATGGAGGCCGAAGCCCCCGGCTCCGTGGCCGACATTTTGGGCGAGGAGATCATCTCCCGCCGCGGCAAGGTCATCCGCCCCAAGACCCACGGGCAGCGCGCCTACGTCGACGCGATCGACGACAACACCATCACCTTCGGCATCGGCCCAGCCGGCTCCGGCAAGACGTACCTGGCCGTGGCGAAGGGTGTGCAGGCGCTGCAGAACAAGGAAGTCAAGCGCATCATTTTGACGCGCCCCGCGGTGGAGGCCGGCGAGAAGCTTGGCTTTTTGCCCGGCACGCTAAGCGACAAGATCGACCCCTACCTGCGCCCGCTGTACGACTCGCTGCGCGACATGATGGACCCGGAGGCGATTCCGAAGCTCATTGAGGCCGGCATCATCGAGGTCGCGCCGCTGGCCTACATGCGCGGCCGCACCCTCTCCGACGCGTTTGTCATCTTGGACGAGGCACAAAACACCACGGGCGCGCAGATGAAGATGTTCCTCACCCGTTTGGGCTTCGGCTCGAAGATGGTGGTCACCGGCGATACCTCCCAGGTGGATCTGCCGCGCGGCACCGTGTCGGGCCTGCGCGTGGCGCGTCGCATCCTGGCGGATATCGACGACATTTCCTTCCAGGAACTCTCCGCCACCGACGTGGTGCGCCACCACCTGATTTCGCGCATCGTCGCCGCTTACGACCGGCACGACGCGCAGAACGCGCTGCGCTACGAGAAGCGCCAGCAGGCCATCGAGGCGGAGCGGGAAGCGGAGGCATCGCGATGA